Proteins from one Hemitrygon akajei unplaced genomic scaffold, sHemAka1.3 Scf000047, whole genome shotgun sequence genomic window:
- the LOC140720813 gene encoding uncharacterized protein has translation CGKGFTLSSQLKVHQRVHTGERPFTCSNCGKGFTQLSGLQAHQSVHTGERPFNCSDCGKGFTQLSSLQAHQSVHTGKRPFTCSDCEKGFTLSSCLLTHQSVHTGEWPFTCSDCGKGFTRSSQLKVHQRVHTGERPFTCSDCGKGFTSPSQLNVHQRVHTGERPFTCSDCGKGFTQLATLQAHHLVHTGERPFNCSDCGKGFTRSSQLKVHQRVHTGERPYTCSYCGKGFTQLAGLQAHQSVHTGERPFTCTFCGKGFTQSSQLKVHERIHTGERPFTCSDCGKGFTRSSRLLTHQSVHTGERPFSSC, from the coding sequence tgtgggaagggattcactttgtcatctcaactgaaggtacatcagcgagttcacactggagagaggccattcacctgctcaaactgtgggaagggattcacacagttatctggcctgcaagcacaccagtcagttcacactggggagaggccgttcaactgctcagactgtgggaagggattcacacagttatctagcctgcaagcacaccagtcagttcacactggcaagaggccgttcacctgctcagactgtgagaagggattcactctgtcatcttgcctactgacacaccagtcagttcacactggagagtggccattcacctgctcagactgtgggaagggattcactcggtcatctcaactgaaggtacatcagcgagttcacactggggagaggccattcacctgctcggactgtgggaagggattcacttcgccATCTCAACTGAATgtccatcagcgagttcacactggggagaggccattcacctgctcagactgtgggaagggattcacacagttagctaCCCTACAAGCACACcatttagttcacactggggagaggccgttcaactgctcagactgtgggaagggattcactcggtcatctcaactgaaggtacatcagcgagttcacactggggagcggccgtacacctgctcatactgtgggaagggattcacacagttagctggcctacaagcacaccagtcagttcacactggggagaggccgttcacctgcacattctgtgggaagggattcactcaatcatctcaattgaaggtacatgagcgaattcacacaggggagaggccattcacctgctcagactgtgggaagggattcacgcgGTCATctcgcctactgacacaccagtcagttcacactggggagaggccgttctcctCCTGTTAA